Genomic DNA from Candidatus Binataceae bacterium:
AGCGCGGCGCGCCGTGCAAGCGCGGCCCGTCTTCCGAGCCGTTTACAGGTGAGCCGTGTGCAGGTGAGCCGTCTGCGGGTGACCCGCCCACGGGCGGTGTTGGTCGAACGCTGCTCGTGTGGTTACACTGACGTTGAACTGGACTGGCGCAAGCTTATCGCAAGAATATCGTACGACCATCGCAGGACCGTCGCAGAATCATCGCGAGGACAGGATCGATGAGCGAACTCGTCCACAAATTCGTCGACACCAACGGCATCCGGATGCACGTTGTCGAGGCAGGCAAGGGCTTCCCCGTTGTGTTCTGCCACGGCTTTCCGGAGCTCTGGTACTCCTGGCGCCATCAGCTTCGCGGGCTCGCCGACGCCGGCTTTCGCGCGATCGCGCCCGACCAGCGGGGCTATGGCGATACCGATTGTCCGCAACCGGTCGAGGCTTACCAGGTGCGCGAGCTGGTAAGGGACATTGTCGGGATGCTCGACGCGCTCGACGTCGAAAAGTGCGTGATCGTCGGCCATGACTGGGGCGGCTTCGTCAGTTGGCAGAGCGCGATGCGCGCGCCGGCGCGAATCGCGCGCGTGGTCAACCTCAATACGCCGTTCATGCCGCGATGGCTCCCGTCGGCGCCGGGAAGTCCCGAGCATCCCAGGGTGATTTGGGTCACCAGTCCGCAGCAGGCGCCGACCAAGCCTACGGAGATGGCGCGACAGGCCGCCGCCGGCAATTTCCATTATGTGCTGCACTTCCAGCAGCCCGGTGTCGCCGAGGCCGAACTCGAACGCGACGTGCGCCGCACCCTTCGCGGTCTGTATCGCGACCCGATGCCGCTGCCGCCGGTTGCGATGCGGCCGCCGCCGGGCGTGTTTGGTCCCGCCGGCGGCGGATTGCTCGATCGCCTGCCCGACGGACCGCTCGGCAAATACATGACCGAGACCGACCTCGACGTTTACGTCAAGGCGTTCGAGAAAACCGGGTTTCGCGGAGGCCTCAACTGGTATCGCAATATCGACCGCAACTGGGAGGAGTCCGCCAACCTGCCCGAGCGCGTCGATCAGCCGGCGCTGATGATCACCGCCGAACTCGACTTCGTGCTCTGGCCGGAGCAGACGCTCGGGATGGAACGATGGGTGCCTAATCTCAAGCGGGTCAATATCAAAGGGTCAGGTCACTGGACGCAGCAGGAGAAGCCGGGCGAGGTAAACGCGGCGCTTTTGGAATTCCTATCCGACCTTCGATAGCCGGGCCCGGAATAAACCGCGGCAAATCATGGCAGCGGATTTTGCCGCGATCGCTCCAGGCGGCGTGACCCCCCGATTGAGTTCCAGCGAACGTCACGTTATCTTATGTTGATGTTTGTGAAGCCAAGTAGTGGGTTGTTGGGTTTGTTGTCGGCGGTGGGGTTG
This window encodes:
- a CDS encoding alpha/beta hydrolase; translated protein: MSELVHKFVDTNGIRMHVVEAGKGFPVVFCHGFPELWYSWRHQLRGLADAGFRAIAPDQRGYGDTDCPQPVEAYQVRELVRDIVGMLDALDVEKCVIVGHDWGGFVSWQSAMRAPARIARVVNLNTPFMPRWLPSAPGSPEHPRVIWVTSPQQAPTKPTEMARQAAAGNFHYVLHFQQPGVAEAELERDVRRTLRGLYRDPMPLPPVAMRPPPGVFGPAGGGLLDRLPDGPLGKYMTETDLDVYVKAFEKTGFRGGLNWYRNIDRNWEESANLPERVDQPALMITAELDFVLWPEQTLGMERWVPNLKRVNIKGSGHWTQQEKPGEVNAALLEFLSDLR